Proteins encoded in a region of the Magallana gigas chromosome 8, xbMagGiga1.1, whole genome shotgun sequence genome:
- the LOC105324494 gene encoding diacylglycerol kinase delta isoform X2, translating to MAASLSLTEGPHKNGKRVEIAVAEESSESETEPEPAKRFHRRISTNREIKSSACTKEGHLMKQTNFQRWKRRYFKLKGRKLYYAKDTKSVIFDEIELTDLSVAECSTKNINHSFQVITPFRNLVLCADSRREMEEWITALKTATNKEFYDGNASQREMMSGQHNWYACSHARPTYCNVCREALSGVTSHGLSCEVCKFKAHKRCAVKAQSNCKWTTLAAIGREILEDEDGLISMPHQWLEGNLPVSAKCNVCDKTCGSVLKLQDWRCLWCKAMVHSNCKDQISSVCPLGQCKLSILPPTAINNIDSDGYWEATRPPRTSPLLVFVNTKSGDNQGVKFLRRFKQLLNPAQVFDLMNGGPHPGLRLFQKFDQFRILVCGGDGSVGWVLSEIDKLDLHKQCQMGVLPFGTGNDLARVLGWGSTFDADTQLPVILEKLEHSQIKMLDRWSIWTYEGTMPPPRKLSQQFDPISVYEDSVANHLSKMLHSEDHAVVISSAKVLCQTVKDFVAKVGEAHEKEGQKDSDIALKCNVLNEKLESLLVTLNDEAEASTPSQEQTKSPSSPEQDSSNQDQDTVPGVITAPTKTKSAIFKPRDALMSRANSLKKAIRQIIEHTERAVDEQNAQTEEQYQRMKESPLYKADSSELLDSSETSPQRGLAAHAETSRSAPTFSIFTLEAAPKTPISSPRNLVHTDPNLSVKDLETGASRRISSMSMLNKTASVGSVLGRDKSPQKELTAPLFGVPFHTILPGLNSNIAGKLAGGSFISKVLLANADALCAAASPLVEDDIPPSEYTERCVMNNYFGIGLDAKITLDFQNKRDEHPEKCRSRTKNFMWYGVLGGKELVQRSFKNLDQRVQLECDGQRIPLPSLQGIVILNIPSYMGGANFWGGTKEDDTFQAPSFDDKILEVVAVFGSVQMAMSRVIDIQHHRIAQCRRVKITIMGDEAVPAQVDGEAWMQPPGYIHIVHKNRAQMLTRDRVFENTLKSWSEKQKEIERSVSPQPTSLSEEESLVLQNFVEVASTLIKGVKIASLKYSAVEQELFPLATQASEYMDRLFPAGKLAEMETGGMESYQVKHRPIKFKSKLKPTLRSQVIDFVRSVQHLNHDTSNFLSEKAAVLRLAPDISERLNASLAHLELELQKICQVCGINSTFQYDPSQITQSQEELIPLEHKRKPGKLRQVYSKLKGKNKDKQYIPLSYNVYNWTPEDVGQWLESRSLSEYKDSFIRNEIRGTELLTLDKGDLQDLGVTKVGHLKRIQQGIKELNNRMTAYDKSLVFDKNSS from the exons GTGATAACCCCGTTCAGGAACCTTGTTCTGTGCGCAGACAGTCGGAGAGAGATGGAGGAATGGATCACGGCCCTTAAAACGGCCACTAACAAAGAGTTTTACGAT GGGAATGCCAGTCAGCGTGAGATGATGTCCGGCCAGCACAACTGGTACGCGTGTTCCCACGCCCGTCCCACCTACTGCAATGTCTGCCGTGAGGCCCTCTCAGGGGTCACCTCCCATGGACTCTCCTGCGAGG TATGCAAGTTCAAAGCCCACAAGAGATGTGCTGTGAAAGCTCAATCTAACTGTAAGTGGACCACTCTGGCGGCCATTGGAAGAGAAATTCTGGAAGATGAAGACGGT CTGATCTCAATGCCACACCAGTGGTTAGAGGGAAACCTGCCGGTCAGTGCTAAGTGTAATGTCTGTGACAAGACTTGTGGAAGTGTGCTAAAACTACAGGACTGGCGGTGTCTCTGGTGTAAGGCCATG GTTCATTCAAACTGTAAGGACCAGATTTCGTCGGTGTGCCCCCTGGGTCAGTGTAAGCTCTCTATCCTACCTCCCACTGCCATCAACAACATAGACTCGGACGGTTACTGGGAGGCGACCCGACCCCCCAGGACCAGCCCCCTCCTGGTGTTTGTCAACACCAAATCGGGAGACAATCAG gGTGTTAAATTTTTACGACGATTTAAACAGCTTTTGAATCCTGCTCAGGTGTTTGATTTAATGAATGGGGGACCACATCCTGG GCTGAGGCTGTTTCAGAAGTTTGACCAGTTCCGGATCCTGGTGTGTGGGGGTGATGGAAGTGTTGGCTGGGTTCTCTCAGAAATCGATAAACTTGATCTCCATAAACAG TGTCAGATGGGGGTGCTGCCCTTTGGGACAGGGAATGACCTGGCCCGGGTCCTGGGGTGGGGATCAACCTTCGACGCTGACACACAGCTACCTGTGATACTAGAAAAATTAGAACATtcacaaattaaaatgttagaTAG GTGGAGTATATGGACTTATGAAGGAACAATGCCACCACCTCGAAAACTTTCTCAACAG TTTGACCCGATATCTGTGTACGAGGATTCAGTGGCTAACCATCTCTCCAAAATGTTACATTCCGAGGACCACGCTGTTGTCATTTCTTCTGCAAA AGTATTGTGTCAAACTGTAAAAGATTTTGTGGCAAAAGTAGGAGAAGCACACGAAAAAGAAGGCCAGAAGGACTCAGACATTGCCTTAAAG TGTAATGTGCTGAATGAAAAGTTAGAGAGTTTACTGGTCACCCTTAATGATGAAGCAGAGGCCTCTACCCCTTCTCAG GAACAAACAAAATCCCCTTCCTCTCCGGAACAAGATTCTAGCAATCAAGATCAAGACACCGTCCCTGGGGTTATTACCGCCCCCACCAAAACCAAATCT GCCATTTTTAAACCTAGAGATGCCCTTATGTCCAGAGCTAACAGTCTGAAAAAAGCAATCCGCCAAATCATAGAACACACTGAGCGAG CTGTTGATGAACAAAATGCACAAACTGAGGAACAATACCAGCGGATGAAGGAGTCGCCCCTGTACAAGGCAGACAGCTCCGAGCTGCTGGACTCCAGCGAGACTTCTCCACAAAGGGGGCTCGCTGCTCATGCCGAGACATCACGATCAGCCCCTACATTCTCCATCTTCACCCTGGAGGCAGCTCCAAAAACCCCCATATCCAGTCCAAGGAACTTAG TTCACACTGATCCTAACCTGAGCGTGAAGGACCTAGAAACAGGAGCGTCACGGAGGATCAGCAGTATGAGCATGCTCAATAAGACGGCCAGTGTCGGCTCGGTACTGGGCCGGGACAAAAGTCCTCAAAAGGAACTTACTGCTCCCTTGTTCGGGGTCCCCTTCCACACTATCCTACCGg GTTTGAACAGTAACATCGCCGGTAAGCTGGCGGGGGGAAGCTTTATCAGTAAGGTCCTGTTGGCCAATGCAGATGCCCTGTGTGCTGCCGCTTCCCCCCTCGTGGAGGATGACATTCCACC GTCAGAATATACTGAGCGCTGTGTAATGAACAATTATTTTGGAATTGGATTGGATGCCAAGATCACTTTAGACTTTCAAAATAAACGAGATGAACATCCAGAAAAATGCAG GAGTAGGACCAAGAACTTTATGTGGTATGGTGTGTTGGGAGGCAAGGAGCTGGTGCAGAGATCCTTCAAGAATCTGGACCAGCGGGTACAGCTGGAGTGTGATGGTCAGCGTATACCGCTGCCTAGCCTACAGGGCATAGTCATCCTCAATATACCAAG TTACATGGGTGGAGCAAACTTCTGGGGAGGAACAAAGGAAGATGAT ACATTTCAGGCCCCAAGCTTTGATGACAAGATTCTGGAGGTGGTGGCAGTGTTTGGGAGTGTTCAGATGGCCATGTCTCGAGTGATCGACATCCAACATCACAGGATAGCACAG TGCCGTCGTGTGAAGATCACCATCATGGGGGACGAGGCGGTGCCAGCACAGGTGGATGGGGAGGCGTGGATGCAGCCCCCGGGATACATCCACATCGTCCACAAGAACCGTGCCCAGATGTTGACCAGGGACAGG GTGTTTGAGAATACGCTGAAGTCTTGGTCAGAGAAGCAGAAAGAGATTGAGCGGTCCGTCAGCCCCCAGCCCACCTCTCTGTCTGAGGAGGAGTCCCTTGTACTACAGAACTTTGTGGAGGTTGCATCCACTCTCATCAAAGG TGTGAAGATTGCCTCCTTGAAGTACAGTGCAGTAGAGCAGGAGTTATTTCCCCTTGCTACTCAAGCCTCGGAGTACATGGACCGATTGTTTCCTGCGGGAAAGTTAGCAGAG ATGGAGACAGGAGGAATGGAGTCCTATCAG GTTAAACACAGACCtatcaaatttaaatcaaaattgaaa CCAACCCTCAGGAGTCAGGTGATTGATTTTGTTCGCAGCGTGCAGCACCTGAACCACGACACCAGTAACTTCCTATCGGAGAAGGCCGCTGTTCTA AGACTTGCACCTGATATATCGGAACGCCTGAACGCTTCATTGGCACACCTTGAGCTAGAGCTGCAGAAAATCTGCCAGGTGTGTGGGATTAACTCTACATTCCAGTACGACCCCTCACAGATCACACAATCACAGGAGGAG TTGATTCCCTTAGAACATAAAAGAAAGCCAGGAAAATTACGGCAAGTTTACAGCAAGTTAAAGGGAAAGAACAAAGACAAACAATACATTCCACTTT cATACAATGTTTATAACTGGACGCCAGAAGATGTGGGTCAGTGGCTCGAATCTCGATCTCTGTCTGAGTACAAAGACTCGTTCATTCGTAATGAGATACGTGGCACCGAGCTCCTAACTCTTGACAAGGGAGATCTGCAG GACCTCGGAGTGACAAAGGTCGGGCACCTGAAGAGGATTCAGCAGGGGATCAAAGAACTCAACAACCGCATGACTGCTTACGACAAATCTCTGGTGTTCGACAAAAACTCCTCCTGA